DNA from Marinicella rhabdoformis:
AATTCACAAGCGCCAGTTACGTCAGTTGTTCTGNGAATGGTGTGTGACGACCACCTTCATCTTTGCTCAACACGTACACTTCTGCTTCGAATTTTGTGTGGGGCGTAATTGTACCCGGTTTTGCTAGTACTTGTCCACGCTCAACATCATCTCTTTTCGTTCCACGCAACAAAACACCCACGTTATCGCCAGCTTCACCTGAATCCAATAACTTACGGAACATCTCAACACCTGTACATGTAGTAACAGTTGTGTCACGGATACCAACGATTTCAATCTCTTCACCAACGTTTACAACACCAGTTTCAATACGGCCAGTTACAACAGTACCACGACCTGAAATTGAGAAAATATCTTCGATAGGCATCAAGAATGGCTTATCAGTCTCACGCTCTGGCGTAGGAATGTAGGCATCCATCTCTTCCAACAACTTCAATACAGCTGGTGCACCAATGTCAGAAGTATCGCCTTCCAATGCTTTCAAAGCAGAACCCATTACCAATGGCGTGTCATCACCAGGGAACTCGTAGTCATTCAATAACTCACGAACTTCCATTTCAACCAACTCTAACAACTCTTCGTCATCAACTTGGTCACATTTGTTTAAGAATACAACAATGTAAGGTACGCCAACCTGACGAGCCAACAAGATGTGCTCACGAGTTTGTGGCATTGGGCCATCAGCAGCTGATACCACCAAAATCGCGCCGTCCATTTGTGCCGCACCAGTAATCATGTTTTTAACATAATCAGCATGGCCTGGACAATCTACATGCGCGTAGTGACGGTCATCAGTTTCGTACTCAACGTGAGCTGTAGAAATCGTAATACCACGCTCTCTTTCTTCTGGCGCGTTATCGATTTGATCGTAATCTTTAAATTCGCCGCCTTGTTTTTCAGCAGCAACTTTTGTGATCGCTGCAGTCAAGGTTGTTTTACCATGGTCAACGTGACCAATTGTGCCCACGTTTACATGGGGCTTATTGCGTTCAAATTTTTCTTTTGACATTGTTGCTACTCCAAAAAGACAGAGTTAATAAAAAAACATTACTTAAACTTAATCAAGCTGGTGCCCATAACTGGAGTCGAACCAGTGACCTCTTCCCTACCAAGAAAGTGCTCTACCGACTGAGCTATATGGGCGCTATACCTAAGTGGAGCGGGTGATGGGAATCGAACCCACGTGGTTAGCTTGGAAGGCTAATGTTCTACCATTGAACTACACCCGCTCAAAAAGACTGGTGACTAATGTCATCAGTCAAATTAAATGGTGGAGGGAAGAGGATTCGAACCTCTGAAGTTAGAAACAGCAGATTTACAGTCTGCCCCCGTTGGCCGCTTGGGTATCCCTCCAACGAGCAAGGACGGCATTTTCATTGAAATGCGCCTAAAAGTCAACACAATTTATCAGTATTTATTTACCTGTTTTTACAAGTCAAAAACCGAACTTAGGTCAACCAAACTGGAAAGCGAATTTTAAGTATTTTGAATACGATTGCAACGCTTATTATTATATTTTTTTCTTCAACTGAAATCTCCTCTTGTTTTATGGCAAGATAAGCCACTTTATAACTGTATTACAAACCATGTATATTCGCCTATTCATCTTCGGCTGTTTAATGACATCATTTGCCAAAGCAGATGAACCACAACTTAAACTGGCCACACTGTCTCCACACATCACTGAATTGGTTTATTCTGCAGGAGCTGGCCAACTGCTTGTTGGCGTATCAGGCTACAGTGACTATCCCATAGAAGCCAAAAACCTCCCAGTCATAGGCGATGCATTCGCCATTAACCAAGAACTGTTGCTGCAATTGAAACCAGACCTGGTCCTCTATTGGAAAGACAACATTGCCAAACAAATGGTCACACAGGTTGAAAACCTGGGCATCAAAACACTGGCCATAAATACATTACATATAAATGACATACCCAAGGCGATAAAACTCATTGCTAAAACAGCTGGCACCACACCCGAGGCCAAGGTTGATCACTTTCTGCCTCGCATAGCAGAACTAAAACATGCTGCCAGCACCAAAACCCAACAAAAAGCATTGATCCAAATTTCAGACCGACCTATATATACGGTCAATGGTAATCATTGGATGAGTGAGTCGCTTAACGTCTGCGCCATGAACAATGTCTTTTCCGATTTACCCTTACAGTCTGCCAGCGTCAACATTGAATCTATTATTGCCAGAAACCCTGATGTTCTGATTCGCTTTTCCCCCATTAAAGAAAATGAACAATTGGCTCAACATTCACAAATTACTGCCATCAAGAACAACAACATCATTACTGTAAACCCCGACCACTTTTCACGCGCCACTTTACGGCTACTGAATGCCATTGAAGTGTTGTGCCAATAATGCTCACCAAAGCTTCATAAACAAAACACACAGGCACAAAAAAACCCGAGCCAATGACTCGGGTTTTTTATACTCAATTAAGCGGATTAAGCTTCGCGACTGGCACGCTTACGCTCATGCTCTAACAAATGTCTTTTTCTGATGCGAATCTCATCAGGCGTTACCTCAACCAATTCATCATCTTCAATGAATTCCATAGATTGCTCTAAAGTCATTTTAATAGGTGTTACCAGGTTGATGGCATCATCTTTTCCTGAAGCACGCACATTAGTTAGCTGTTTACCTTTTAATGGATTCACAGTCAAATCATTGTCACGTGAGTGAATGCCCACCACTTGACCTTCATAAACATCAACATTGGCTTCAATCAACAAACGACCGCGTTCTTGTAAGTTCCACAATGCAAAGCCCAAAGCCTTACCTTTACCATTTGAAATCAACACACCGTTTTTGCGGTTACGTTCAATGGTGTTCAATTTGCGACCATAATGATCAAATACGTGGGTCAAAATACCGCCACCTGATGTGGTGGTTTTGAATTCTGACTGGTAACCAATCAATCCACGGGCTGGCATGATGAAATTCATGCGCACTCGACCAGTTGAATCAGGTGCAATGTCTTTCACTTCAGCGCGACGACCCAACAATTGTTCCATAATGGCGCCTTGGTGCTCAGCTTCAATATCAACAACCACTTCTTCGTATGGCTCTTGAATTTCACCGTCAACTTCACGGTAGATTACTTGTGGGCGAGAAATCGCCAACTCAAAACCTTCGCGACGCATGGTTTCAATCAATACAGACAAATGCAACTCACCACGACCTGACACTTTGAATTGATCAGAACTTTCTGTGTCTTCAACACGCAACGCCACATTATATGTAGTCTCACGATCCAAACGGTCTCTGATTTGGCGAGACGTCAAAAACTTGCCGCTTTTACCAGCGAAAGGAGAGTCATTCACACAAAACATCATTGAGATGGTTGGCTCATCAACCGTCAATGGTGGCAATGCTTCTACATTGTCACGATCGCATAAAGTATCAGAAATACCCACGCCATCAATCCCAGAGATGGCCACAATATCGCCAGCCTCTGCTTCTTTAACTTCTATACGGTCTAAACCTTTGAAACCGAACAATTTCAAAATACGACCGTTTCGTGTCTTGCCTTCGGCATCAATCACAGAAACAGGAGAGTTCGCTTTGATGGTACCTTTCTTGATGCGACCAATACCGATCAAACCCAAGAAACTGTTGTAATCCAAAGTTGATACTTGCATTTGGAAAGGTGCGTTCACGTCCACATCTGGTGGAGACACTTTGTCTACAATCGCTTGAAATAATGGTTGCATGTCACCTTCACGAGATGTTTCATCTTCTGAAGCATAACCATTGATCGCTGAAGCGTAAATCACTGGAAAGTCTAACTGTTCGTCAGTTGCACCCAATTGATCGAATAAATCAAAAGTTTGATCAACTACCCACTCAGTACGCGCACTTGGACGGTCAACCTTATTGACCACTACCACAGGCGTAAAGCCCATTTCAAAAGCTTTTTGCGTCACAAAACGTGTTTGTGGCATTGGACCATCAACGGCATCAACCAACAACAACACAGAATCAACCATACTCAAAACACGCTCAACCTCGCCACCGAAGTCGGCATGGCCTGGGGTGTCTACAATATTAATTTTATAGCCTTCCCAATCGATTGAAGTGTTTTTAGAAAGAATCGTGATGCCACGCTCTTTTTCCAAATCGTTTGAATCCATCATGCGGTTTGGATCATCTGCGCGCTCACCCAAAGTACCTGACTGTTTTAATAATTCGTCAACCAAGGTGGTTTTACCGTGATCAACGTGCGCAATGATCGCTATGTTTCTGATTTTTTCTGTAGACATGATGTCGGCCGTTCTTTAAAAGGCGCGCACTATACCACAAAGCCCAAGGCTTTGCCCTTGTTTTACAGGATTCCCAACACATAAGGACTTGTGATACATGAATTTGAAACCATATCGACATAAAATGGTCTTTATTCATGTATTTTAATAGGTAAGAAAAATGAAACGAATTTTATTGTTTGTCGCCACCAACATGGCCATCTTGGCTGTCATCTCTGTGGTGATGCGCATCTTTGGCTTTGACGGCTACTTGACTGCCAACGGGTTGGATTACAAAGCCTTGGCTGTATTTTCATTGCTTTGGGGCTCAGTTGGCTCTTTTATCTCTTTGGCCATTTCAAAGTGGATGGCCAAACGCTCAATGGGCGTTCAAGTCATTGAACAACCCAGTAACAGCACCGAACAATGGTTGGTTGACACCGTGCGTCAGCAAGCAGAATCTGCCCGTATTGGCATGCCTGAAGTCGGCATTTTCGATTCAGCCAGCCCCAATGCTTTTGCCACCGGCATGAACAAGAACAATGCACTGGTCGCAGTCAGCACAGGCCTGTTACAAACCATGAAACGCGAAGAAGTGGAAGCCGTCTTGGCCCACGAAGTGTCACATGTAGCCAATGGCGACATGGTGACCATGGCCTTGATTCAAGGTGTATTGAATGCCTTTGTGATTTTCTTCTCACGCATCATCGGTTATGCCATTGCATCTGCCATGCGCAGTGAAAACAATTCTGGTTATGGTATTGGGTCATTTATCGGCACCTTAATTGCCCAAATCATCCTGGGCTTTGTCGCCTCCATGATCATTTGCGCCTTCTCCAGATGGCGTGAATTCCATGCCGATGCCGGTGGCGCCAGACTTTCTAGCTCACAAGACATGGCCAATGCCCTGCGCGCCCTACAGAGAAACAGCCAAACCGAAAAACTGGAAGGCGAATTTGCCGCCTTCGGCATATCAGGCGGTTCAGCCATGGCCAAACTGTTTTCAACCCATCCACCTTTGGAAGAACGCATTGCCCGATTGGAAAACAGTCAAGCTTTGTAAACCTTAACAACAAGAATCAAAAGTCCTCGATTGAGGGCTTCTTTGATATGGGGCATGACTTAAATGTATAGTAACGTTTTAAGCTAACGCCAAGCTCACCGGCACATACTGTGGAGAGCGTTTTTGTGTAAAATGGAGCGCCAGCGACCTACACAAAAACGAGCGTAGCAGTATGTGTCCGCGTGGAGCTTTTTGTTAGGCAATTTGCAGCATTTAACTTTGCTTCTGTTTAGAAAAACTAAAGTTGAAATCCCGTTTCTGAACATTACGATTATCATATTCAGCCCACCACAGAACATTACGATGATCATCAATGGCTTTTTCTGTATAACTGGCCAATGAGTCATAATCACTTTCCGATAAGTAGAGCGCACTTCTGACAATACGCGAAATACTTACCTCTGTTTCAATTGACAATAAAGGCTCGATAATTTTCTTAGCTCTTTCTACGTCAGAATATTTGTCTTTTATCCATTTCTCAATGTCATCTGCGTACTTATTCATGTTGTGCCTAACAACTTATTAAATAAGCATTCTATACAATTAACAAAGTATTTTGCACTGAAACAAGTACCTTTATTTAGTGACTTTTGGCTTTTAATTTTACATATTTACATATATCGCGTTATATTTCAAAAATACCGTGATTGAAGTGCATTAATGCGTGGCCATTACTGTTTATCGTGTTAAATGTGCATTTTTAAAATTACAGCTGGGTGGACTTTTCCCATCAATCCAACCTCAATAAACACAATAAAAAGCGCCATATTCCGCCCATTGTGGTGGGCGGAGCCCACCCTACTTTTTCAAACAATAAACTGGTTCAGATGTTCAATCTCGGGAAGTTGCTGTGTTTTTCTGACGGGTAATGATTTGGCTTCTGTTCTTAACTTGTCAGCTTCTTGTAAAAACTGTTGGTACAAGGAAGTTCTTAACATCGGCGACAAAGGTTGTGGGTTGTCCAATTCAATCTTGAATGCCGCATCCAATGACAACTCGGGACATGAACCGTCGTCTTTGATGTGCTGCCAACTGGCCTGTTTCAAACAGAATTTATACCAAGGTAAAAATTCAGCACCATTATCGGCAATGAATTTAACACAATCAATGATGTAGTCCACTTCTGGTTCGTCCATCACATAATGAAAACCAACACGGCACCAACCGGGTTTGATCCCATGGTAACCCTGCTCTATCAATGCCCGGTATTGTTCAGATGTTTCTTCATCGATACCTAATAATTGGTGACCATAAGGCCCAGCGCATGAACAACCGGCACGTGATTGGATACCGAACAAATCATTCAGCAATACCGTAATGAATTTGGGGTGTAAATACTTACCCGATGCGGTTTTGATGTTAAAGGAAACTATACCGACTCGGTTTTTTGGATCTTGGTCACCCAAAATTTCAACTCGCGGGTGGTTCTGCCAAGCATCAAAAGCTTTGTCTAACCACTGTTGTTCCAAATCATGAATTTGCTTCGCGCCGACATGGTCTTTGACTTCAAAACACAACGCAGCACGCAAGATTTGTAACACACCCGGCGTGCCTGCTTTTTCACGCTCTTCGATGTCTTCAACGAAATCATGGTCGTGGCGCGCCACATAACTGACCGTACCACCACCTGAAACCGTAGGATTCAAACTGGCGTTGTATATACTTTTGTTAAATACCAAAACACCGGTTGATCCGGGGCCACCTAAAAATTTATGCGGCGACAAGACCAAGGCATCAATGTGCGCCATGCTGTCATCAGGGTGCATGTCTATATCGACATATGGTGCTGAGGCTGCGTAATCAAAAAACACCAATCCACCATATTCATGCATCATGGTCGCCAGCTCTTTGGTTTTCGAAACCAAGCCTGTAACATTCGATGCGGCCGAAAAAGAACCAATCTTCAATCGGTTCTTATATTTGTCCATTTTTAAGTGCTTTTCTAATTGCACCATATCAGCATGACCATCTGCGGCCAAGTCCAATTCAACCACTTCACACAAACCATCGCGCCATGAAATTTCATTCGAGTGGTGCTCATAAGGGCCGACAAATATAACTGGTGATTGGTCTTTGATTTTTTCTAAATCACAATCAGCCGAATCTTCAATTTGTTTACGGGTCGCAGGTGGCAAAAACGTGCCCAAGATTTGTTGTAACTTGGTGATGGCACCAGTGGCTCCCGTTCCAACACAAATGATGCGGTCATCGTCATTGGCACCCAAAGATTTTTTGATTCGGTCTTCGGCATCATGTAACAGCTTGGTCATCGAGCGACCCGTCATGTCATCTTCGGTGTGGGTGTTGGCGTAATTACGCTGTAATTTCATCAAGTATTTTTCGATGAACGTCAATGTTCTACCCGAAGCTGTGTAATCACAATACGTCATCAAGCGCTGCCCAAAAGGCGTACAAAACGGTGCATCGACACCAATGATGGCTTGGCGTAAACTTTCGGGTTTTAAACTGGTTTCTTTGGTGTTCATGTCTTGACTCTTATCGACGCAAAATTCAAAGGCGACAGTGTATCAGCTTTTTAAACTTTATACATTAGATTATGCTAATATTTAATTAAGTCAACACCAGCACCCCCTCAAGAAACAAAACACTTAAAGCATAAGCGAGGCATTCAGCATAACTGATATTTCTGAAACGGTTAATTCACGCCAATGACCCAATGGCAAATCATTTAAATGAACATGCATGATTCGCACGCGTTCAAGCTTCTCAACTTTGAATCCATGGTATTGACACATGCGACGGATTTGGCGGTTGAGCCCTTGGGTTAAAGTGATGCTGAAAACGCGGTCTGATTCTTGAAGGACTGTACAAGGTTTTGTTACTTGGTCCAACACAGGAACACCTTGGGACATGCTTTGAATGAATTCACTGGTGATGCTTTTATCAACCGTGACCAAGTATTCTTTTTCGTGCTCATGCTCGGAGTTTAATATAAATTCAGCCAGTCCACTTTTGTTGGTGAGTAAAATCAAGCCTTGAGAATCCTTGTCCAAACGACCGACAGGAAACACCCGTTCACTGTAACCCACATGATCAATGATGTTATTTTTCACTGAACTGGCGGCTGTACACACCACACCGATTGGCTTGTTCAACGCAATACAAACCACTTTGTCATCAGCCAGTGGCTCAATCACTTCGCCATCAACAGTAACCACATCACCTTCAGCCACTTGATCACCCAACTTGGCCAGCTGACCATTGATCATCACCACGCCCTGCTTGACCAGTTCATCGGCTTGCTTTCGAGCGAACAAACCACTGCCACTAAGGTATTTATTGATGCGGGTTAGTATTTCAGGATTGATAGGGTTCATCTCTTTTGTTATAGATTGGTGCATTATTACATCAGCATCTGCTGGGCTTATCACGTTCAGCAAGCTTTGGTATCATTTTACAAAATTCTAAATGAATGCTTAATCAAGAATTGCATAAAAAAGGCCCTGTTTAACAGAGCCCTTAATTATTCAAACCACACCTTCAACTTACTTCAAATGCGTCCACAAGTGGGTGAAGGCCAAGGCCAATCTTTCGGCCAATTGTTCATTCGTGCTTGAGCCACCGTGACCGCCTTCGGTGTTTTCATAGTACCAAATCGGATAACCATAGGATTTCATCTTGGCCGCCATTTTTCTGGCATGACCTGGATGAACGCGGTCATCGCGGGTTGAGGTGTAGAAGAAAGTCGCAGGATAGTCTGTGTCTTTTTTCAGGTTTTGGTACGGACTGTATGCTTTCATGTAGGCCCATTGCTCAGGAATGTCGGGGTTTCCATACTCACCCATCCATGAAGCACCGGCGAGTAATTTGTTGTAACGCTTCATGTCCAACAGCGGCACACCACAAACAACGGCACCGTATAGATCAGGACGTCTTGTCATGGTGGCACCCACCAACAAGCCACCATTTGAGCGACCTTCTATGCCCAAGTGTTCTGGCGATGTAATTTTACGTTTGATTAAATCTTCGGCCACGGCTTCAAAATCTTCATATGATTTGGTTTTATTCTCAAGCAGGGCTGATTTGTGCCATTTAGGGCCATAAGCGCCACCGCCACGGATATTGGCTGAAACATATACACCGCCACGGTCTAACCACATTTTACCGTAAGCACCTTCCAATGCTTCATAGGAACCTGAGTATGATGGGGTCAATGAGTTACGGAAACCACCATAGGAAAAAATATGGGTGGGGTTTTTACCATTGAACTCAGTGTCTTTATTCATGATAACAAAGTATGGAACAAACGTGCCGTCTTCAGAACGCGCAAAAAACTGTTCTACTTTATAAGGTGTACCATCAAAGCTGGCTGCTTGTGACATCACTGATTTGGTTTTTAAGCTTTTACCATCCACATGATATAAAGTCGGTGGAGTGGTAAACGACTCATATTGGGCAAAGAAACTGCCACTTTCACCGTCCACGGCATTCAAACTGATGGTGCCATTGGCTGGGAAATCGACTGTTTTACTTGACCATTGATCATCGTCTTTACTGAACACCATGACTTTACCCACCACATCTTCTAACATGGTCACGATCACTGTGTCGCTGGTCGTTCTGATTGATTCAATGTTTTGATTAGCCTTTGGCTCTAAAAACACATCCCAATCACCTTTTTCAATCAACGATTTTTCACCCGTTAAAATTTCAGGTTTGAACATTAATACCGTGCCTTCGCTTAATAATTGACCGTCAAACTGCCAGTCTTCTTTGAGCGATACAATCATCATCTCTTTGAATGAACCATTGATTACAGCTGATTCAGGTAACTGCAAAGCCACAGGCTTGCCATCAACCAACTTGTGGTAACGTGATGTCCAGAATGACGTGCCTTCAATGATGAAATCTTTGGCATCATCACCTTCACCTGAACGGTAAGCCATCACCCAAACGGCTGAAGGATCCACTTCCATCAGTGTTTTGGCTTGGGCCAAATCATCACCGCGCTGCCATAATTTAACGATGCGAGGATAACCCGAATCGGTCATCGAACCTTCGCCAAAATCTGTACCGACGAATAAATGGTCTTTGTCACGCCATGAAACGCGCATTTTTGAGTTGGGCAATGAAAATCCATCCTTGATGAATTTTTTCTTTTTCATATCAAACTCTTTCATCACCACCGAATCACCACCACCTGGTGAAATGTACGTCAAACAGCGGCGGTACTTGGGCGACAAACACTCCATGCCTTTAAAGACCCACTGGCCTTCGTTGTCTTTGTTGTATTGATCCATGTCTAAGACCACTTGCCATTTGGGCTTGTTGTTTTTGTAGTCTTTTAATTTGGCTCGGCGGTAAACACCACGTGGATTTTTGTCGTCTTTCCAATAGTTATAAACCCAGTCACCACGTTGAGAAATTGATGGTATGCGTGATTTGCCATTCAAAGCACTCATCGCCTCGTCGAATAACTCTTGGTAAATTGGCATCGCTTTGTATTGATCTGCCGTGTCTTTGTTTTGCTCTAAAACCCAGTTCATCGACTTATCAGCGTCAACATCCTCTAGCCACATAAAGGGGTCTTCAGCTGACTCTTTGGCCTGCACCGAAGTCGACAACAGACCAGCGGCCAGTATCCCTTTCAATAGTCCATTCACCATGAAATTAAATTTCTTCATCATATTTCTCGACATAAAAAAGGAAAAATCTTACCAGTTTTACGTGGCTTTTGCAGGCACTTTACCTCAGGCTAAAGAAATTCGTGACTTCTGACCCCTGTATATTAATGTGTATATAATCAACAATTAATCATTACCAACTTGACACTTAAAACATGCTCGTAGAAATCGCACCGCTTTGGTCTATTTTATTGTCCTCACAAAAACGCAAGGAAGCGCTGGTTTTGGCCACATTGGTTGACGTCAAAGGTTCCAGCTACAAAAAACCAGGTGCGATGTTATTGGTAGAAACTGACGGACAAACACACGGTTTGCTTAGTGGCGGTTGTTTGGAAGCCGACATTGCCGAACATGCGCGTGATGTTTTTGAAACAGCTGTAGCCAAAGTCTTACACTATGACCTCAGTGATGACAGCATTTTTGGATTGGGCGCAGGATGTGACGGCCAAATAACGGTCTTGTTGCAGCTATTAGGCGGTGATTACCAACCGCTTGCCTCATTGAACCCATTACCCACTGAAGCACAATCGACCCAGTTATGGCTTAATTATCAAGACAATGATTCACCTTTGGGCGCTTATTGTGTTGCACAAAACAAACAACTGCGCAGTAATCATGACAACTGGCAACAACATGTCCAGCACGATTCACCGCCACCTTTAACATACCAAGTACCGCCCAAAGTCGCCGTTTGTGGCGCGGGCATTGACGCCCATCCATTGTGTCAAATGATGGCTCAATTACACTGGCATGGCCTGAGCTTTGACCATCGCAGTGGCTTATTGACCACTGAAAAATTGCCACCAAATTGGCAAACATTTAAACCAAAACTGCTGACTGAACAAGTGAAACAGCAGGGTATCGATGCCATCATCATCATGAGTCACAACATCAATCGAGACGCCGATTACTTACGCCAAGCTTTTGAGTCAGATGTGCGATTTATTGGTCTATTGGGTCCGCCTCAACGCAGAGACAAAGTGTTGAGCAAAGCGGGTATAAGCTTGAACCAAATAGGTGATCGCTTGCATGCACCTGTGGGTTTGAACTTGGGTGGTCGTTTGCCTGAGAACATCGCCCTGTCTATTTGTGCTGAATTACAACAACATTTCTTTAAATCATGAACCACTTATGAACATTCATGCTTTAATTCTGGCAGCAGGTGAATCCAAGCGATTAGGCCAACCCAAGCAATTGATACAATTCGAAGGTAAAACATTGTTAGCACATGTTATGTCACACCTTGAACCGCTGGTGACAATGACCCATGTGGTTCTCGGTGCTCATGAAGAAACAATCAAACAAAATGTGGTGATAAAGCACCCGCTAAGCAACCCAAACTGGCAACAAGGCATGGCGAGCTCTTTGGCTTTTGGGATCAGCAACTTACCTGATTGCGATGCCGTCTTGGTTGCTTTATCTGATCAAATACTGATTCCTGTTGAGCATTATCAAAATCTGATTTCTGCTTCAAACAGTTTCCCTGAACACATCATCGCAACCCAACACAAAAGCCTGGGTGTTCCGGCCATTTTTCCTGCTCAATACTTTACTCAATTATCCACACTCACTGGCGACCTAGGCGCCAAAGCCATCATTACCAATCAGCTGTCACAAGTTAAAACCATCGCATGCCAACAAGCCGCATTTGACATAGATTGCCCAGCTGACCTTTCTGTTCTTAATTAAATCATTCATTGCCACATTTGCTCATCATCAGGCCAACCAACAGCTGATGAACCCACTAAAACGACCTCATTCAATCCACAAACCTTATATCAAATAGACATATAGACGGCTAAATGATTGCAAACCATGCGCTCTTGTGTAGAATTGTGGACGTTTAGACGGCTATATGACATGAAAACAAATAACAAACAATTCACATTAAGCATACCGAGCTTTGCCCTGCACCACGGCGGACAAAGTGGCGATTTGTTTGTGCGTTGCTCATTATTTGGCGACATTGATTTACCGGTAGTGGTCGTTTTAGGAGGTATTT
Protein-coding regions in this window:
- a CDS encoding XdhC family protein; the encoded protein is MLVEIAPLWSILLSSQKRKEALVLATLVDVKGSSYKKPGAMLLVETDGQTHGLLSGGCLEADIAEHARDVFETAVAKVLHYDLSDDSIFGLGAGCDGQITVLLQLLGGDYQPLASLNPLPTEAQSTQLWLNYQDNDSPLGAYCVAQNKQLRSNHDNWQQHVQHDSPPPLTYQVPPKVAVCGAGIDAHPLCQMMAQLHWHGLSFDHRSGLLTTEKLPPNWQTFKPKLLTEQVKQQGIDAIIIMSHNINRDADYLRQAFESDVRFIGLLGPPQRRDKVLSKAGISLNQIGDRLHAPVGLNLGGRLPENIALSICAELQQHFFKS
- a CDS encoding nucleotidyltransferase family protein; the encoded protein is MNIHALILAAGESKRLGQPKQLIQFEGKTLLAHVMSHLEPLVTMTHVVLGAHEETIKQNVVIKHPLSNPNWQQGMASSLAFGISNLPDCDAVLVALSDQILIPVEHYQNLISASNSFPEHIIATQHKSLGVPAIFPAQYFTQLSTLTGDLGAKAIITNQLSQVKTIACQQAAFDIDCPADLSVLN